TCATTATGTTATAATCATGCAaattgaaaaatgttatataaataagtgaatatatttgatttatcgTCATTGTGTATTGTTATTTAttgtgttttgatatatttagattAATAAATACTCATAAACAAGATGTTATTCAaacgattttaaaaattatctaaatctcgttattatatttttcattattaatcacccacgtgcatcgcacgtgatcattcctagtatatatatatatatatatataatgttagAAGTAAGTCacaaaaatcaaataagaagaaaaacaagaaaCTATTTTCATGTGAAATATAAAGTGACCAATTGATCTTGCGGTTGAAATCTTGATCTCGATTGATAACACTCACAGGGTACACCAATTAATTACAACCACATAGCACCGCCGTCGGCTggggaaaaaaatcaaaatcaaaacttCAATTAATTCCTACCTTTACATACTTCACTAAAAACCCAAATTCCATCGTTATATGCATGGGTTTTTTCTTATCTCTTAGCTAATAAtagaaacacaaaaaaaaaaaaaaaaaagtagtaGATCAAGAAAATTACTGCggtaaaatcaaataaacaatgaaATATAATACTATATATTCTCCTTGCTTTGTTGATCACGGTCTTGTTCTACCTAAGCGTGGATGTTAGAGCCTCGAAAACCTCTCGATGACAAGGGATAGTGAGCCCGTTTTCATGATCGAACCCGAACTCTTCCTCGGCACGTTGCAAGAGGCTCTGAAACTCAGGCCGATTCAGGAAAGAAATCGGGACAATATATCTACTCCTGTTCTCTCCCACGTACACCACGAAGTGTCCCTTGGGCACATCCAGTGGCAGCCCTTGTTCGTCGTCGAAGCCTTGCGACCTCTTCCCTAAGCTCGAGCAACGACTCAATATTTTCTTGATCACCACTTTCTGTGACGTTTTGTTGGATTTCTTGATGCCCATTCTCGGATTTCCCTCTTTTTTCTTCGTAGAATATGATACCccgtatatatatgtgtgtgtgtctatatatatataaatagtgATCAAGAGGGAGATTTTGGGAGAGGGTAAGAAAATTGAATGCTTTGTTGAAACTATTGCATGTGGTTGTGGGGTAAAGAGATAGATATATCGACCAGGAGGGTGAACGTGTTGGTATAtgctaataaaaaaaaatgattttaccGAATATTGTTGGCTCTTATCAAGACAATAGGGTCCcctttttttcttgaataaaatcGAGTTTTAACAAACAACTTAGACCGAGAAGGAGCcagaaaatttaattaaaataaacatctgAGGGTTTCGAATATTATAATTCGGATAGAAATAAAAACCTGACTCCAACGCTGCTCCTCGGAGCAGGGCAGAGTTGAGGGGGGCATGTGCCACCCCTTGGTTTCGTATTTTGatagttt
This window of the Primulina tabacum isolate GXHZ01 chromosome 12, ASM2559414v2, whole genome shotgun sequence genome carries:
- the LOC142520775 gene encoding auxin-responsive protein SAUR50-like codes for the protein MGIKKSNKTSQKVVIKKILSRCSSLGKRSQGFDDEQGLPLDVPKGHFVVYVGENRSRYIVPISFLNRPEFQSLLQRAEEEFGFDHENGLTIPCHREVFEALTSTLR